The following DNA comes from Rhipicephalus microplus isolate Deutch F79 chromosome 6, USDA_Rmic, whole genome shotgun sequence.
CGGAAGAAGCCAGCTGGGATCCTCGGGCTTCAGCTTGCGATCTGCCGGAGTAGCAGCATACAGATGCGTATAGGCCACGCCGCAGCGAGCTAGCAGGTCCGACACCGCAGCTGTTCGAACAGTTGAATCTTCGACAACGATCCAGTGCAAGTGAGGAacctgtggaagatggagtgATTAGGAACAAGTGTGGCATTTGGCTCGAGTCTAAAGCATTTCATATGTAATATTATTGTATAAAATTTTTATTCTTATAATGCTTAAGCTTATAGCGTGCCTCTTAAACATACTGCTTGTCACAGAGCAATAACTTGCGAATATGTCTACCACTGCCATTCAGTTTCAAGCCAAGCTTATTTTGGTATATGCTTCACTGTTGTCACTAAGAGCACAAGCCAAACAAACTAGCATCAGCTTAATAATTTGCCCACGGTGTCTAAAAAATTTAGGTTTAGATCAAAGTATAAATGCACCATGGTTTAGTGCACACAGAAACTGATTTAGAAACTTGTAAGGGTGTTTGGCGAGTTCTCGGAAAAATGCACTAGCTACAACGAGCACAAAAATTATGAGCCTTATAATTAAGCCATTTCAACAGGAGATTACAGATTTGTTATTGTACTTCCTTATGACTATGGGATGTATGAAATTCTTTTAACCATCATTAAGGTCCCTTCCCCTAATGTAGGGTTGTGGACAGGCTTGTTCTACCTCGCTTGTTTTGGAAACCTTGACGTCTGTAGCTGTAACAAGTGTCGCTCTGTGATGTTAACAGCAGCAATCGTGCGCATGCACTCTGCCAATAAATTTACCTCTCTCCTTTTCATCTTTCTACTACGTTCCGCCACCACAATTTTAGGGTAGCGAACCTGACCTGTTTAATGTGGTGTTCGGGTTCAGCTTTAACTCAAGTTGCCGTGTGGCGCCTCGCGCGGCAGCGATGTCTAGAGGCACCGCTAGGGTTGCATAAGAGAAAACAGAGTTTGTGACGAGCACTCGGACGAGGAGGACGTCTCTTTTCGGCGCTCTGCGTCAAGTCGTGTGGCGGCTTCCCCGCGTTCCCGCCGCCACCGTTGGCGGGCTGCGGTGCTACGCTTCTTCTTCGTCATCTGCGTCGGGGCCGCCGAGACACGATACAGGAGGTAAAACTACCCGCATTCTGTTtcatctatttctctctctttcaaagTAACAGAATGATGGTGCCCGGATAGAATAACGTTCGGCGACTCACCAGACGAAATGTATGGCAAAGCCTCGTCAGCTCGGCTTCTTGGACCGGACGTGCATAAGTAGGCGTTATTGCATAAATCACTCGCTGCCGTGTACCATCCGCAAGCTTTTCAACCGCCGCAATGCAATCTGAATGGACGGCTGACGACACTAGACTGTCGACCTGcacaacagcgaaaaaaaaaaaaatggattgtCATGCCTCAGAGTAGTCTCGGAATACGCGCACAACACAAACAAGCAAAGGGAGACGGACGCTTACGATTTTCCGTAGACAGGAGTGCTTCCAGCTTCGCGATATCGCGTACGTTTGGCTCTGATTGAGACATTGCTGCGTGGTTACtgtgaaacggaagaaaacgAGGTGTCAGATCACGCTTTGCTACAGCGCGCCGAGAGCTGACGAAGGAACTCACTCAACTGCACCACTAGCCACGCGACGATGAAGCAGACGGCTACTGTCAGGAACCTGCTGCGGGCACACACTCGGGCGACCATTGACAGCGATCACATGAGTACGACAGATACGAAATGCTATGCGGAGTCACGGGGAGTTTGCGGTGCTGTCGTACAAAGTTCGTGCGGGTTGACATCGGTCCGTTCTTAAAGTAAGAGCGAACATAACTTCACCAATTGAGTATCAATGCGGCACATCTTGAACACAATATGCTTGGCTAGAGGCTAGCTATGGCTTGTGCGTCGGCAGCTAGCCGTGGCCGAAGAAAGTTCTTGAGTCGAGCAACAGTCGAGTCGGGGCCGTTACGCAAGCCATCGTCAGCCATCAGAGATCGGAAGAACTGCTGTTGTGTGGGTGGCGTATCGTGTTCGCGGTTGTGGCCCATTTAACCAGCGTGATAAGTATCTTCATACCAGTGAAATATCCACCGCAGTTTACTGAAAATTGTTGTAGAAACGTTTAGGCGCTCTCTGTTCGAGCGTATTTCGCGAAAAGGTTAGAGAAAGAGCAGCTCACAAGCGCCATGGCGGAAAACACGCAGCAAACCAGCTCGACGGCTACCGTCAAGCACGAGAGCGGCGCCTCCAGCCCCGCCAGCGGGGTAGGAACGGCCGAGAGCAGGTCGGCGCCTTCGGGTCAGTCCCTGTCGGAGCTGCTGCTTCAGCTCGAGGACTACAGTCCGACTCTTCCCGACGCCGTCACGGCGCACTACCTGAACACCGCCGGGCTTGAAGCCAGCGACCCGCGCGTCGTCCGTCTCGTTTCCCTGGCGGCCCAGAAGTTCCTCTCGGACATCACCAACGACGCTCTGCAGCACTGCAAGATGCGCGGTGCCGGACAGAGCAAGAAGGCTACCAAGGACAAGCGCTACACGCTCACCATGGAAGACCTGACGCCCGCGCTGCAGGAGTACGGCATCAACGTCAAGAAGCCGCACTACTTCGTCTGACGTCGCGCCTCCTGGCCCGCCGAAGGGCCGCCGCACTACGCTGACGACGGTGACGCGGTGTTGTGCCAGTTCGAAGTGTGAGAGATTGGTGCGGTACTTGGCAGATGTCTACGAGTGTTCCTAATCGTGAAGCCCAGTGGCGTTAAATGCTGCGCGAGCTGCGATGTATATAGAATTGTGAAAAAAGCTGCAGCCGCTTTCGAAAAATCACGCCGTATAGCGCATCTTGTAAGATGTAAATTGTGAAGGCTAAAAGAAAATACTGCAAGGGTGATGACCTGCAATGGCAACACACTTCGATTCGGGGTGTGATCTACACAAAATAAATGCGGTAATAGGACATTCCCTTTGTCTGTTTTTCTACGTAATTGCAGCTTATAGCAAGTACGAAAACGGGGTTTCATAGCCATGAAGGTACCCTCAACATATATCGGTGCCAATGTGGATATGGAAAAACTCACCAGGCCACCTCTGGTTTATTACCACACTTTGCTGCAGGACATGGGCTAGTTGCAGACTGTGCAAATCTTTTTTTATACCCACATCGCACAAGAATGCAAAAAGTGCTTTACGTTTGCAGTCTCTTTTTACAGAGCGGAAATGCTTTTCAACGTGGAAGCGTTGCTTCACAGACACGCGGCGCTG
Coding sequences within:
- the LOC119168296 gene encoding transcription initiation factor TFIID subunit 10; amino-acid sequence: MAENTQQTSSTATVKHESGASSPASGVGTAESRSAPSGQSLSELLLQLEDYSPTLPDAVTAHYLNTAGLEASDPRVVRLVSLAAQKFLSDITNDALQHCKMRGAGQSKKATKDKRYTLTMEDLTPALQEYGINVKKPHYFV